In one Candidatus Pelagibacter sp. HTCC7211 genomic region, the following are encoded:
- the sufB gene encoding Fe-S cluster assembly protein SufB has translation MDNRQKEIENLKDYKYGFSTDIENTRAPKGLNEDVIKFISNIKKEPSWMLEFRLKAFERFKQLKEPDWQKPKYPKIDYQDLYYYSAPKSMDDKPKSLDELDPKLLETYKKLGIPLQEQARLNGIAVDAVFDSVSVATTFREELSKLGIIFCPISEAIQNHPELVKKYLGSVIPTTDHFFATLNSAVFTDGSFAYIPEGVKCPMELSTYFRINASNTGQFERTLIVADKGSYVSYLEGCTAPMRDENQLHAANVELIALDDAEIKYSTVQNWYPGDKDGKGGIYNFVTKRGLCKGRNSKISWTQVETGSAITWKYPSCILKGDNSVGEFYSIAITNNHQKADTGTKMIHLGKNTKSKIISKGISAGFSDMTYRGLVDISPKAANSNNYTQCDSLLMGNKCGAHTVPYIKNKNSESNIAHEATTSKISEEQLHYCQQRGLNAEEAVGLIVNGFCKEVLQQLPMEFAVEAQKLVGISLEGSVG, from the coding sequence ATGGATAATAGACAAAAAGAAATAGAAAATTTAAAAGATTACAAATACGGTTTTTCAACTGATATTGAAAACACTAGAGCTCCAAAAGGATTAAATGAGGATGTAATAAAATTTATCTCAAATATCAAGAAGGAACCTTCATGGATGCTTGAATTTAGATTAAAAGCTTTTGAAAGATTTAAACAACTTAAAGAGCCAGATTGGCAAAAACCCAAATACCCAAAAATTGATTATCAAGATTTATATTATTATTCAGCACCAAAAAGTATGGATGATAAACCAAAAAGTCTAGATGAACTAGATCCAAAACTTTTAGAAACATATAAAAAACTTGGTATCCCTCTTCAAGAACAAGCAAGATTAAATGGTATAGCAGTTGATGCAGTATTCGACTCGGTATCAGTTGCCACAACTTTTAGAGAAGAGCTATCTAAATTAGGAATTATCTTTTGCCCTATATCTGAAGCAATTCAAAACCATCCAGAATTAGTTAAAAAGTATCTAGGATCTGTAATTCCTACAACTGATCATTTTTTTGCCACTCTTAATTCTGCTGTCTTTACAGATGGATCATTTGCTTACATACCAGAGGGTGTAAAATGTCCAATGGAACTGTCTACTTATTTTAGAATAAATGCATCAAACACAGGTCAGTTTGAAAGAACTTTGATTGTTGCGGATAAAGGAAGTTACGTAAGTTATTTAGAAGGTTGTACGGCACCAATGAGAGATGAAAATCAATTACATGCCGCTAACGTAGAATTAATCGCACTTGATGATGCTGAAATAAAATATTCAACAGTTCAAAATTGGTACCCAGGAGATAAAGATGGAAAGGGCGGAATATATAATTTTGTAACTAAGCGAGGTTTATGTAAAGGTAGAAATTCTAAAATTTCGTGGACTCAAGTTGAAACTGGATCAGCTATCACATGGAAATATCCAAGCTGTATATTAAAAGGTGATAACTCAGTTGGAGAATTTTATTCTATTGCAATCACTAATAATCATCAAAAAGCTGATACTGGAACTAAAATGATCCATTTAGGAAAAAATACTAAAAGTAAAATTATATCAAAAGGAATAAGTGCAGGATTTTCTGATATGACTTATAGAGGGCTTGTGGATATTTCACCTAAAGCTGCAAATTCTAACAATTATACTCAATGTGACTCACTATTAATGGGTAACAAATGTGGAGCACACACAGTCCCATATATAAAAAATAAGAATTCAGAATCTAATATTGCTCATGAGGCAACAACATCAAAAATAAGTGAAGAGCAGTTACATTATTGTCAACAGAGAGGGTTGAATGCAGAGGAGGCTGTAGGGTTAATAGTGAATGGATTTTGTAAAGAAGTTTTACAACAGTTGCCTATGGAATTTGCAGTTGAAGCTCAAAAACTTGTAGGAATAAGCTTAGAAGGAAGTGTGGGATAA
- the sufC gene encoding Fe-S cluster assembly ATPase SufC: MLKINHLKAKIDNKDILKDLSLNINPGEVHAIMGPNGSGKSTLSNILSGKKGYEVSGEILFEDKDLFELETEERAHKGIFLAFQYPLEIPGVNTNIFLKTSLNAVRKARGEKELDAIEFLKLVKEKSKELKFDEEKLNRQLNVGFSGGEKKKNEILQMSMLSPKLSILDETDSGLDIDALKIVADGVNTLRNDKNSFLIITHYQRLLDYIKPDYVHVLMDGKIIKSGGADLALELEKKGYENFN, translated from the coding sequence ATGTTAAAAATAAATCATTTAAAAGCAAAAATAGATAACAAAGATATATTAAAAGATCTTTCACTTAATATAAATCCAGGAGAAGTTCATGCTATAATGGGTCCAAATGGATCGGGTAAAAGCACATTATCAAATATTTTATCAGGAAAAAAAGGATACGAAGTTTCTGGAGAAATTCTTTTCGAAGATAAGGATTTATTTGAACTTGAAACTGAAGAAAGAGCTCACAAAGGAATTTTTTTAGCCTTTCAATATCCTTTAGAAATTCCAGGAGTAAATACAAATATATTTTTAAAAACCTCATTAAATGCAGTGAGAAAAGCAAGAGGTGAAAAAGAACTTGATGCTATTGAATTTCTTAAATTGGTAAAGGAAAAATCAAAAGAACTTAAATTTGATGAAGAAAAATTGAACCGACAATTAAATGTTGGTTTTTCTGGAGGAGAAAAGAAGAAAAATGAAATTTTACAAATGTCAATGTTGTCTCCTAAGCTATCCATTTTAGACGAAACAGACTCAGGTCTAGATATTGATGCATTAAAAATTGTAGCAGATGGAGTTAACACTTTAAGAAATGATAAAAATTCATTTCTAATAATTACACACTATCAAAGATTACTTGATTACATCAAACCTGATTATGTTCATGTTTTAATGGATGGAAAAATAATTAAATCTGGAGGAGCAGATCTTGCTCTAGAATTAGAAAAAAAAGGATACGAAAATTTTAATTAA
- the sufD gene encoding Fe-S cluster assembly protein SufD, producing MKEQLQKDFDNIVKNLNLSQKDIEIKKFYLDNFINRGFPNRREEDWKFSDLNQIIKKDIGELSFYSDFTHTNKVDTSVFVDGLEHNKIVFINGRIEKIDFDYEQKDKIEIIDQSETINKLNNNSLSDLNHAFTNKSFKILVKNGYQLAKPLIIYHTTNSKIWSKNINLRLEFELDKNSSLRLIDLFNDTSEKNFLNIFYNFYLKENAILKNYKVDRFDNKNIKYSFNNIEQDKDSISETFILSAGSNFFKNEINCNLNGKYSSAFVNGIFSLNDNKHHEIRTIINHLTENTKSYQLIKSVLEDSAKAAYQGKIFVNSDAQKTDGYQLSKAILLNKESEFNAKPELEIYADDVKCSHGSASGSLNEDSIFYLMSRGLNYQQSRELLINGFLLDVVEKITDPEIKNLIKNLIGIKE from the coding sequence ATGAAAGAACAATTACAAAAAGATTTTGATAATATTGTAAAAAATTTAAATTTATCTCAAAAAGATATTGAAATAAAAAAATTTTATTTAGATAATTTTATTAATAGAGGGTTTCCAAATAGAAGAGAAGAAGATTGGAAATTTTCAGATCTTAATCAAATAATAAAAAAAGATATTGGAGAACTAAGTTTTTATAGTGATTTTACACACACTAATAAAGTTGATACCTCAGTATTTGTTGATGGTTTAGAGCATAATAAAATAGTTTTTATAAATGGCAGAATTGAAAAAATTGATTTTGATTATGAGCAAAAAGATAAAATAGAAATAATTGATCAATCTGAAACTATAAATAAATTAAATAATAATTCTTTATCTGATCTAAATCATGCATTTACAAATAAATCATTCAAAATATTGGTTAAAAATGGTTATCAATTAGCAAAACCACTTATTATTTATCACACAACTAACTCAAAAATATGGTCTAAAAACATTAATCTAAGACTAGAATTTGAGCTAGATAAAAATAGCTCCTTACGATTGATTGACTTATTCAATGATACTTCTGAAAAAAATTTTTTAAATATATTCTATAATTTTTATTTAAAAGAAAATGCTATCTTAAAAAACTATAAAGTAGATAGATTTGATAATAAAAATATCAAATACTCGTTTAATAATATTGAACAAGATAAAGATAGTATCTCGGAAACATTTATTTTATCTGCAGGATCAAATTTTTTTAAAAATGAGATTAATTGTAATTTAAATGGGAAATATTCTTCTGCTTTTGTAAATGGTATTTTTTCTTTAAATGATAATAAACATCATGAAATAAGAACAATAATAAATCATCTAACCGAAAACACTAAAAGTTATCAATTAATAAAAAGTGTTTTAGAAGATAGCGCTAAAGCAGCATATCAAGGCAAAATATTTGTTAATTCTGATGCACAAAAAACTGATGGATATCAGTTAAGTAAAGCAATTTTATTAAACAAAGAGTCAGAATTTAATGCAAAACCAGAACTAGAAATCTATGCTGATGATGTTAAATGTTCTCACGGCTCAGCCTCAGGTAGCTTAAATGAAGACTCTATATTTTATTTAATGTCTAGAGGATTAAACTATCAACAATCAAGAGAACTACTTATCAATGGTTTTTTGCTTGATGTAGTAGAAAAAATTACTGACCCGGAAATTAAAAATTTAATTAAAAATTTAATAGGAATAAAAGAATGA
- a CDS encoding aminotransferase class V-fold PLP-dependent enzyme: MNIDKVKQEFPIFDEKIHNNDLVYLDSANSSQKPKVVIDKINEFYTKQFSNVGRSVHYLAVAATNLYENTRTSVQRYINAKDKNEIVFTKGATEALNLVANTLGQNYLQEEDEILITELEHHSNYVPWHFLRKSKNIKINFAEINEEGEITLEEIEKKITPKTKIISVTHLSNVTGAILPIKEITELAHAKGIIVVVDGCQGAPHLKLDMQDLDCDFYAISCHKMYGPTGLGVLYGKKKWLEELPPYQGGGGMINEVKKDRISYGDLPNKYEAGTMATAQVIAFDQSIKFLESVGIENIMKHEAELVEYGQELLQKNNSVKLIGNPKNKGGVLSFTIEGIHPHDVATILDEDGVAIRAGHHCCQILHDKLNIPASSRASVGIYNTKDDLDKLNSAINNCKKIFNLK, encoded by the coding sequence ATGAATATAGATAAAGTAAAACAAGAATTTCCAATTTTTGATGAAAAAATTCACAATAATGATTTAGTTTACTTAGATAGCGCAAACTCATCTCAAAAACCAAAAGTTGTAATTGATAAAATTAATGAATTTTATACAAAACAATTTTCAAATGTTGGAAGAAGCGTACATTATTTAGCTGTCGCAGCGACAAACTTATATGAAAACACAAGAACTTCAGTTCAAAGATATATAAATGCTAAAGATAAAAATGAAATTGTATTTACCAAAGGTGCAACAGAAGCACTTAACTTAGTTGCAAATACATTGGGCCAAAATTATTTACAAGAAGAAGACGAAATTCTTATCACTGAGTTAGAGCATCATTCTAATTATGTTCCATGGCACTTTTTAAGAAAATCAAAAAACATAAAAATTAATTTTGCTGAAATTAATGAAGAGGGTGAAATTACATTAGAAGAAATTGAAAAAAAAATAACCCCGAAAACAAAGATTATCTCAGTTACGCATTTATCGAATGTAACAGGTGCAATATTACCTATTAAAGAAATAACAGAGTTAGCTCATGCTAAAGGTATAATTGTTGTTGTTGATGGTTGTCAGGGTGCTCCTCATTTAAAATTAGATATGCAGGACTTAGACTGTGATTTTTATGCTATCTCTTGTCACAAAATGTATGGGCCTACAGGTCTTGGTGTTTTGTATGGTAAAAAAAAATGGTTAGAGGAATTACCACCTTATCAAGGAGGTGGAGGAATGATTAATGAGGTTAAAAAAGATAGAATTTCCTATGGTGATTTACCTAATAAATATGAGGCAGGAACTATGGCCACAGCTCAAGTAATTGCATTTGATCAGTCTATTAAATTTTTAGAGAGTGTTGGAATAGAAAATATAATGAAGCATGAAGCTGAGTTAGTTGAATATGGACAAGAACTATTACAAAAAAATAATTCTGTAAAATTAATCGGTAATCCTAAAAATAAGGGTGGAGTTTTATCATTTACTATTGAAGGTATTCATCCTCATGATGTTGCAACAATATTAGATGAGGATGGTGTTGCAATCAGAGCTGGTCATCATTGTTGTCAAATACTTCATGATAAATTGAATATACCTGCAAGTTCAAGAGCATCAGTAGGAATTTATAATACTAAAGATGATCTTGATAAACTAAATAGCGCTATAAATAATTGTAAAAAAATATTTAATTTAAAATGA
- the sufU gene encoding Fe-S cluster assembly sulfur transfer protein SufU, which translates to MNLKELYQEIILEHGKNPRNLGKTDDFNKDAKGHNPLCGDNVHVYLKLNGQKIVEDISFEGSGCAISMASASIMTDLIKGKNEHEAKEIVEDFLGMIKENPELKSENLAEDEKTKLMCLSGVKQYPMRVKCATLSWHTLVSAFENKKEPVKTEN; encoded by the coding sequence ATGAACCTTAAAGAATTATACCAAGAAATAATTTTAGAACATGGTAAAAATCCAAGAAATCTTGGCAAGACAGATGATTTTAATAAAGATGCCAAAGGCCACAACCCTTTATGTGGTGACAATGTTCATGTTTATTTAAAACTTAATGGACAAAAAATTGTTGAAGATATTTCATTTGAGGGTAGTGGCTGTGCTATTTCAATGGCATCAGCATCTATTATGACTGATTTGATTAAGGGAAAAAATGAACACGAAGCAAAAGAAATTGTTGAAGATTTTTTAGGAATGATAAAAGAGAATCCTGAATTAAAATCTGAAAATTTAGCAGAGGATGAAAAAACAAAACTTATGTGTTTATCGGGAGTAAAACAGTATCCAATGAGAGTTAAATGTGCAACTTTATCATGGCACACATTAGTTTCTGCGTTTGAAAATAAAAAAGAACCAGTTAAAACTGAAAATTAA
- a CDS encoding SUF system Fe-S cluster assembly protein produces MNKKDQIIEEIRKIYDPELPVNIYELGLIYDVTVENDNFAKIKMTLTTPNCPVAESLPKEVKEGAMQVEGIEDVDLELVWDPPWNKDMMSEAAKLELNL; encoded by the coding sequence ATGAATAAAAAAGATCAAATCATTGAAGAAATTAGAAAAATTTATGACCCTGAATTACCAGTTAATATTTATGAGCTAGGTTTAATTTACGATGTTACTGTTGAGAATGACAATTTTGCAAAAATAAAGATGACATTAACAACACCCAATTGCCCTGTTGCTGAGAGCTTACCAAAAGAAGTTAAAGAGGGAGCTATGCAAGTCGAAGGAATTGAGGATGTTGATCTTGAATTAGTATGGGACCCTCCATGGAACAAAGATATGATGTCAGAAGCAGCTAAATTGGAGTTAAATTTATAA
- a CDS encoding HesB/IscA family protein yields the protein MNPIIKLSDNAALRIKEIMSNAEKDSLGVRVSVKTGGCAGMSYVMEYTKEANPNDEVIEDKGVKVFVDSAAVMYLLGTEMDYKKEELSSSFVFNNPNETERCGCGESFKIE from the coding sequence ATGAACCCTATAATTAAATTAAGTGACAATGCAGCATTAAGAATTAAAGAAATAATGTCTAATGCTGAAAAAGATTCACTTGGAGTTAGAGTATCTGTTAAAACTGGCGGATGTGCAGGTATGTCTTATGTTATGGAATACACTAAAGAAGCAAATCCAAATGATGAAGTTATTGAAGACAAAGGTGTAAAAGTATTTGTTGATTCTGCTGCTGTGATGTATTTGCTCGGTACGGAAATGGATTATAAAAAAGAAGAACTTTCCTCATCTTTTGTATTCAATAATCCCAATGAAACAGAGCGTTGTGGTTGTGGAGAGTCGTTTAAAATTGAGTAG
- the glnA gene encoding type I glutamate--ammonia ligase, whose translation MSAANVLKFIKEKEAEFVDLRFTDPRGKLQHLTMDTSVVDEDMLNQGVFFDGSSIAGWKAINESDMILKPDTARMFMDPFTSHNTVVLFCDILDAVKKSPYERDPRGVAKKAEEYLKSSGIGDKAFFGPEPEFFVFDDVRINNDPNNTGFVLDSKEGPYNSGKVYENGNMGHRPPVKGGYFPVPPVDSEQDMRGEYLKNLKEVGIKVEKHHHEVAPSQHELGMYFGTLVDQADNVQLYKYIVQMVTHSFGKTATFMPKPVAGDNGSGMHIHQSIWKGDTPVFSGDAYAGLSETALHYIGGILKHAKAINAFANSTTNSYKRLVPGFEAPVLLAYSARNRSASCRIPITLSKKGARCEIRFPDASGNPYLTFAAMLMAGLDGIKNKIHPGESFDKDLYELPPEEVKAIPTVCGSLREAMESLDKDREFLTQGGVFTDDQIDAYIALKFEEIHKFEHAPHPVEFEMYYSS comes from the coding sequence ATGAGCGCAGCAAATGTTTTAAAATTTATTAAAGAAAAAGAAGCAGAATTTGTAGATTTAAGATTTACTGATCCAAGAGGAAAACTGCAACATTTAACAATGGATACTTCAGTTGTTGATGAAGATATGCTTAATCAAGGTGTGTTCTTTGATGGCTCATCTATTGCTGGTTGGAAAGCTATTAACGAGTCTGACATGATTTTAAAACCTGACACTGCTAGAATGTTTATGGATCCATTTACTTCTCATAATACTGTGGTGTTATTTTGTGATATTTTAGATGCTGTGAAAAAATCTCCTTATGAAAGAGATCCTAGAGGTGTTGCAAAAAAAGCTGAAGAGTATTTAAAATCATCTGGTATTGGTGATAAAGCGTTCTTTGGTCCTGAGCCAGAGTTTTTTGTATTTGACGATGTAAGAATAAACAATGATCCAAATAATACTGGGTTTGTTTTAGATAGTAAGGAAGGTCCTTATAATTCTGGAAAAGTTTATGAAAATGGAAACATGGGACACAGACCTCCTGTAAAAGGTGGTTATTTCCCTGTACCACCAGTTGATAGTGAACAAGACATGCGTGGTGAATATTTAAAAAATTTAAAAGAAGTTGGAATTAAAGTTGAAAAACATCACCATGAAGTAGCTCCAAGTCAGCATGAGCTTGGTATGTACTTTGGTACTTTAGTTGATCAAGCAGATAATGTTCAATTATATAAATATATTGTTCAAATGGTTACTCATTCTTTTGGAAAGACAGCAACGTTTATGCCTAAACCAGTTGCAGGTGATAATGGTTCAGGTATGCACATTCACCAATCTATTTGGAAAGGAGATACTCCAGTATTTTCTGGTGATGCTTATGCAGGATTATCAGAAACAGCTTTACATTATATAGGTGGAATTTTAAAACATGCTAAAGCAATCAATGCTTTTGCAAACTCTACCACAAATAGTTACAAAAGATTAGTTCCAGGTTTTGAAGCTCCTGTGCTTCTTGCTTATTCAGCAAGAAATAGATCTGCTTCTTGTAGAATACCTATTACGCTAAGCAAAAAAGGTGCAAGATGTGAAATTAGATTCCCCGATGCATCAGGAAACCCTTATTTAACTTTTGCAGCTATGCTTATGGCTGGACTTGATGGAATAAAAAATAAAATTCATCCAGGCGAGTCTTTTGATAAAGATTTGTATGAATTACCGCCAGAAGAAGTAAAAGCTATACCAACTGTTTGTGGTTCTCTAAGAGAAGCCATGGAAAGTTTAGATAAAGATAGAGAGTTTTTAACTCAAGGTGGAGTATTTACAGATGATCAAATTGATGCTTACATTGCACTTAAATTTGAGGAGATTCACAAGTTTGAACACGCGCCTCATCCAGTTGAGTTTGAGATGTATTACAGTAGTTAG
- a CDS encoding YbaK/EbsC family protein, translated as MNPILEKEPVKRAEKSIKEFDQNLEVICLEKTARTAEDAATALGCNVGAIVKSLLFSTGNSFVLCLVSGDKRCSLNKLKKILDEKDVSMAKPDDVKKITGYTIGGVSPVGHINKVKIYIDTNLERFKTVFAAAGHPNCVFKIEFNQLTKLTSGEIKEITE; from the coding sequence GTGAATCCTATTTTAGAGAAAGAACCTGTTAAAAGAGCTGAAAAATCAATCAAAGAATTTGATCAAAATCTAGAAGTTATATGTCTAGAAAAAACAGCAAGGACAGCAGAAGATGCAGCTACAGCTTTAGGTTGTAATGTTGGAGCAATTGTTAAAAGTTTGCTTTTTAGCACGGGTAATAGTTTTGTTCTTTGTTTAGTTTCAGGAGACAAAAGGTGTTCATTAAATAAACTTAAAAAAATTTTAGATGAAAAAGATGTCTCGATGGCAAAACCAGATGATGTAAAAAAAATAACTGGGTACACGATTGGAGGCGTTTCTCCAGTAGGGCACATAAATAAAGTAAAAATCTATATTGATACTAATCTAGAAAGATTTAAAACAGTTTTTGCAGCTGCGGGTCACCCAAATTGTGTTTTCAAAATAGAATTTAATCAATTAACCAAACTAACCTCTGGCGAAATAAAAGAAATTACTGAATGA